A stretch of Ananas comosus cultivar F153 unplaced genomic scaffold, ASM154086v1, whole genome shotgun sequence DNA encodes these proteins:
- the LOC109704267 gene encoding uncharacterized protein LOC109704267: MKLQLYTPSTLSLSASLVYPSSSSPPPPPTVAPAPLIVSSSPAGANSCFAVGHLPCGSSTPAGATNVRRLVEVLRLPTRCGNHIAALHVRNPLAASTLLYSHGNAADLGHMYDLFLELSIHLRRQRPRVCQQTPAPHYFISFKKKGFALTSHRCGPASDPSSSLSSLSAARRTPSEALLFRNRRSKIGFFTFQKSKPSSSPLPLPLPLPLSNDRSVIGWFFTNQTFGVYCLTIEVYHARNAQLGHFQFRKRWEIFFYVLRNCL, encoded by the exons ATGAAATTACAGCTGTATACACCatctactctttctctctcagccTCACTTGTTTACCCATCTTCATCgtcccctccgcctccgccaacTGTGGCTCCAGCACCCCTCATCGTCTCGTCCTCCCCTGCTGGCGCCAACAGTTGCTTCGCCGTGGGCCACCTCCCTTGCGGCTCCAGCACCCCTGCGGGCGCTACAAACGTGCGCCGCCTCGTGGAGGTGCTTCGCCTCCCCACCCGCTGCGGCAACCACATCGCTGCCCTCCACGTCCGCAACCCCCTCGCCGCCTCCACCCTCCTCTACTCCCACGGCAACGCCGCCGACCTCGGCCACATGTACGACCTCTTCCTCGAGCTCAGCATCCACCTCCGGCGTCAACGTCCTCGGGTATGCCAACAAACCCCCGCACCCCACTACTttatctctttcaaaaaaaaagggtttgccctaacttctcaccGCTGCGGCCCTGCTTccgacccctcctcctccctctcttccCTTTCGGCAgctcgccgaacgccatcggaagccctactcttcagaaatcgaagatcAAAGATCGGGTTTTTCACTTTTCAGAAATCaaaaccctcctcgtcgcctcttcctcttcctcttccgcttccgctatcTAACGATAGATCAGTAAtcgggtggttctttacaaaccag ACTTTTGGTGTCTATTGTCTTACAATTGAAGTTTACCATGCAAGGAATGCACAGTTGGGCCATTTCCAATTTCGAAAAAGATgggaaattttcttttatgttcttAGAAACTGTTTGTGA